In the genome of Burkholderia diffusa, one region contains:
- a CDS encoding AAA family ATPase: MPPMNVLDRQNAKRAAFAGAADLIAVVTDAGSEDVIRRVVQDLSITRAVVQPGNCDDAIRLLQQHERSPRQLIVDVSDSVLPVSDLMRLADVCDPSVRVVAIGTQNDVGLFRNLLGIGVQDYIVKPLTVELMRRALTATESVVQARTGKIVAFVGARGGVGATTIAVSLARCLAGEKRRRVAYVDLNLHGGGANAMLGLSSNNGLIELLNMAQRPDDALFDRMFVTKGDRLHVLSAELAYGEEAPLRNDAVASLVDMLKDRFHYVLFDVGIRAGKLFEDALEAADLVYIVADRSVHAAYEAARLARFVKELPGERLLSMVLNNPLEPVKGRVAQADFEDAFGGVRLRELPHEPQPLAIAENLGEPIAGAKRHGFLDEIRLLANGITGESMAVAEPWYARFVKWRKGS; the protein is encoded by the coding sequence ATGCCACCCATGAACGTCCTCGACCGCCAGAACGCCAAGCGCGCCGCCTTTGCCGGAGCGGCGGATCTCATCGCGGTCGTGACCGATGCCGGTAGCGAAGACGTGATCCGGCGCGTCGTGCAGGATCTGTCGATCACGCGCGCCGTCGTGCAGCCGGGCAACTGCGACGACGCGATCCGGCTGCTGCAGCAGCACGAGCGCTCGCCGCGCCAGCTGATCGTCGACGTGTCGGATTCGGTGCTGCCGGTTTCGGACCTGATGCGGCTCGCCGACGTGTGCGATCCGTCCGTGCGGGTGGTGGCGATCGGCACGCAGAACGATGTCGGGCTGTTCCGCAACCTGCTCGGCATCGGCGTGCAGGACTACATCGTGAAGCCGCTGACCGTCGAGCTGATGCGGCGCGCGCTGACCGCGACGGAATCGGTCGTGCAGGCGCGCACCGGCAAGATCGTCGCCTTCGTCGGCGCGCGCGGCGGCGTGGGCGCGACCACGATCGCGGTGAGTCTGGCGCGCTGCCTCGCGGGCGAGAAGCGCCGCCGCGTCGCGTACGTCGACCTCAACCTGCATGGCGGCGGCGCGAACGCGATGCTCGGGCTGTCGAGCAACAACGGGCTGATCGAATTGCTGAACATGGCGCAGCGTCCCGATGACGCGCTGTTTGATCGCATGTTCGTCACGAAGGGCGACCGCCTGCACGTGCTCTCGGCGGAACTGGCATACGGCGAGGAGGCGCCGCTGCGCAACGATGCGGTCGCGTCGCTCGTCGACATGCTGAAGGACCGTTTCCACTACGTGCTGTTCGACGTGGGCATCCGCGCCGGCAAGCTGTTCGAGGACGCGCTGGAGGCGGCCGATCTCGTCTATATCGTCGCCGATCGCTCGGTGCACGCCGCATACGAAGCCGCGCGGCTTGCGCGCTTCGTGAAGGAACTGCCCGGCGAACGGCTGCTGTCGATGGTGCTGAACAACCCGCTCGAGCCGGTCAAGGGGCGCGTCGCGCAGGCCGACTTCGAGGACGCCTTCGGCGGCGTGAGGCTGCGCGAGCTGCCGCACGAGCCGCAGCCGCTCGCGATTGCCGAGAACCTCGGCGAACCGATCGCGGGCGCGAAACGTCATGGCTTCCTGGACGAGATCCGGTTGCTCGCGAATGGCATCACCGGCGAATCGATGGCGGTCGCCGAGCCGTGGTACGCGCGCTTCGTCAAATGGAGGAAAGGATCGTGA
- a CDS encoding type II secretion system F family protein codes for MRAADLFALGAFVAILAAGLALSALLDRARHTPEQRIRARMRNLAPSLAGREAGAAAAPGVALFNLPRRQSRLRAWLQRFVTRVRAVGGERGMRVVVASTIAGAIAAIVVVQLVALPRALHPLIYVGLPLVAMRASYRALVERFRLRFLEAFPDAIDLIVRAVRAGIPVTQAISTVGDSAAEPVRSTFRTMGDSLRVGADLKDVLTLAADRLMIADFSFFTVYLLLQRETGGSLGETLDELSSIIRTRRDIRLKTRALTAEGRITTKIISAVPFVMIGALFLVNRAYVMLLFDTHAGRVMLTIAAVLLTIGLLTIRKISKLDTAR; via the coding sequence ATGAGGGCCGCGGACCTGTTCGCGCTCGGCGCATTCGTCGCGATCCTTGCGGCGGGCCTCGCGCTGTCCGCGTTGCTGGATCGCGCGCGCCATACACCGGAACAGCGCATTCGTGCGCGGATGCGCAACCTTGCGCCATCGCTGGCGGGCCGGGAGGCCGGTGCGGCCGCGGCGCCCGGCGTCGCGCTGTTCAACCTGCCGCGCCGTCAAAGCCGCTTGCGCGCGTGGCTGCAGCGTTTCGTGACGCGGGTGCGCGCGGTGGGCGGCGAGCGCGGAATGCGCGTCGTCGTCGCCAGCACGATCGCAGGGGCGATCGCCGCGATCGTCGTGGTGCAGCTCGTCGCGCTGCCGCGCGCGCTTCATCCGCTGATCTACGTCGGCTTGCCGCTGGTGGCGATGCGCGCCAGTTACCGCGCGCTGGTCGAGCGATTCAGGCTGCGCTTTCTCGAAGCCTTCCCGGACGCGATCGACCTGATCGTGCGGGCCGTGCGCGCCGGCATTCCGGTCACGCAGGCGATCAGCACGGTGGGCGACAGCGCGGCGGAGCCGGTGCGCTCGACTTTCCGCACGATGGGCGACAGCCTGCGCGTCGGTGCGGATCTGAAGGACGTGCTCACGCTCGCGGCGGACCGGCTGATGATCGCGGACTTCTCGTTCTTCACCGTCTACCTGCTGCTACAGCGCGAGACGGGCGGCAGTCTCGGCGAGACGCTCGACGAGTTGTCGAGCATCATTCGCACGCGCCGCGACATCCGTCTGAAGACGCGCGCGTTGACCGCCGAAGGGCGGATCACGACGAAGATCATTTCGGCGGTGCCGTTCGTGATGATCGGTGCGCTTTTCCTCGTGAATCGCGCGTACGTGATGCTACTGTTCGACACGCATGCCGGACGCGTGATGCTGACGATCGCCGCGGTGCTGCTGACGATCGGACTGCTGACGATTCGCAAGATCTCGAAACTGGATACTGCGCGATGA
- a CDS encoding CpaF family protein, protein MEERIVTFGTRKQPPPDSAPAGTPATSGAGAPAQGPAESPAPAPARGLAAADTQEALIRSGKFDAIRNAVFSSMNMSAALMKTRDEVRAGIEQVAAHTVERERLKITTGEQVLIVDAILNDMFGVGPIEPLLADDTVSDILVNGPDQVYVERAGRLELTPLKFRDNAHVTSVAQRIAAAVGRRVDESSPMVDARLADGSRVNVVLPPIAMRGASISIRKFAKRDITLARMAHQGNISHGMLQVLKIACACRLNIVISGGTGSGKTTLLNALSQHIEEHERIVTIEDAAELQLLQPHVVSLETRPENTEGLGGISQRDLVRNALRMRPDRIILGEIRGAEAFDVLQAMNTGHDGSMTTIHANSPRDAISRLESMVMMANANLQLLSIRRQIASAVHLFVQVERMRDGVRRVTRITEIVGMEGEVVITQDLFAFRQEGDTTRDVVKGVFEASSLRPAFAPRAAYYGVEDALSEVFRQ, encoded by the coding sequence ATGGAGGAAAGGATCGTGACGTTCGGTACCCGCAAACAGCCGCCGCCGGACTCCGCGCCGGCAGGGACGCCCGCCACGTCGGGCGCCGGCGCGCCCGCGCAGGGGCCGGCCGAGAGCCCGGCGCCCGCACCCGCGCGCGGGCTTGCGGCGGCCGATACCCAGGAGGCGCTCATTCGCTCCGGCAAGTTCGATGCGATTCGCAACGCGGTGTTCTCGTCGATGAACATGTCGGCGGCGCTGATGAAGACACGCGACGAAGTGCGTGCCGGCATCGAACAGGTAGCCGCGCACACGGTCGAGCGCGAACGTCTGAAGATCACGACGGGCGAGCAGGTGTTGATCGTCGATGCGATTCTGAACGACATGTTCGGCGTCGGGCCGATCGAACCGCTGCTCGCCGACGACACCGTGTCCGACATTCTCGTGAACGGCCCCGACCAGGTGTACGTCGAGCGCGCAGGCCGGCTCGAACTCACGCCGCTGAAGTTTCGCGACAACGCGCACGTGACGAGCGTCGCGCAGCGGATCGCGGCGGCGGTCGGGCGCCGTGTCGACGAAAGCAGCCCGATGGTCGACGCGCGTCTCGCCGACGGCAGCCGAGTGAACGTGGTCCTGCCGCCGATCGCGATGCGCGGTGCGTCGATCTCCATCCGCAAGTTCGCGAAGCGCGACATCACGCTCGCGCGAATGGCGCATCAGGGCAACATCTCGCACGGGATGTTGCAGGTGCTGAAGATCGCGTGCGCGTGCCGGCTGAATATCGTGATCTCGGGCGGCACCGGTTCGGGCAAGACCACGCTGCTCAACGCGCTGTCGCAACATATCGAGGAGCACGAACGGATCGTGACGATCGAGGACGCGGCCGAGCTGCAACTGCTGCAGCCGCACGTCGTCAGTCTCGAGACGCGGCCCGAGAATACGGAAGGGCTCGGTGGAATCTCGCAGCGCGACCTCGTGCGCAACGCGCTGCGGATGCGGCCCGACCGCATCATCCTCGGCGAAATCCGCGGCGCGGAGGCGTTCGATGTGCTGCAGGCGATGAATACGGGGCACGACGGCTCGATGACGACGATCCATGCGAACTCGCCGCGCGATGCGATCAGCCGGCTCGAAAGCATGGTCATGATGGCGAACGCGAACCTGCAGCTGCTGTCGATCCGGCGCCAGATCGCGAGCGCCGTGCACCTGTTCGTGCAGGTCGAACGGATGCGCGACGGCGTGCGCCGCGTGACCCGGATCACCGAGATTGTCGGGATGGAGGGCGAGGTGGTGATCACGCAGGATCTGTTCGCGTTCCGCCAGGAGGGCGACACGACGCGGGACGTGGTGAAGGGCGTGTTCGAGGCATCGTCGCTGCGGCCCGCATTCGCGCCGCGCGCCGCGTACTACGGTGTCGAGGACGCGCTTTCCGAGGTATTCCGGCAATGA